The Arcobacter porcinus sequence AGAAGTTTTTATATCTCAAATAAGATTAGCTTCAAAGTATAAAAAACCCCTAATAATACATGTACGAGAAGCTTCTTCTGATTCAAGAGAAATTATTGAAAAATATGCAAATAGTGAATTTGGTGGAGTTTTACATTGTTATAATGCAAGTCCACATTTACTTCCTTTAGCTAATATGAATTTCTTTTTTGGAATTGGTGGAGTTCTTACATTTAAAAATGCTAGAAAACTTGTAGAAATTTTGCCACAAATTCCAAAAGATAAACTTCTAATAGAAACAGATGCTCCATATTTGACTCCTCATCCACACAGAGGAATTAGAAATGAGCCATATTATACTACTTTTGTAGCTTCAAAAATGGCTGAAGTTTTGGATATTAGCGAGAATGAAGTTAAGAGAATTACAACAGAAAATGCAAAGAAGCTATTTAAAGAGTTTAGTAGCATTATTTAGATAAAATCTCTGGTTTTTTCAAAAAGGAGACAAAAAATGTATTTTTTTAAAACTTATAAAAAAACAATACTTTTAGCTCTATTAATGTCATTATTATTAAGTTCTTGTAGTAAATCAAGAAATGTTAATTATGGTTCATATAATAAAACAACAAGTAGTAAAAATATTAGCAATAGCGATGCAATGCATAGAGCAACTCTTAGGCCTTATGTTGTTATGGGAGTTAGATACCATCCATTTGTTCCAAATTTAAATGATAAATATGTAGGTGTTGCTTCTTGGTATGGACCAGACTTTCATGCAAAAAAGACATCAAATGGTGAAATATATAATATGTATGATATGACAGCGGCTCATAAAACTCTTCCTATGAATACAGTTGTAAAGGTTGAAAACCTTGAAAATGGTAAAAGTGTAATTGTAAGAATAAATGATAGAGGACCATTTGTAAAAGATAGAATTATAGATTTATCGAATAAAGCAGCTCATGGAATTGATATGGTAAAAAAAGGTACAGCAAAAGTTAGAGTAACTGTTTTAGGATTTAATGGTAAAGTAGGAGACAGAAATGCTCCAAATCCAGATTTTAGTAAAGGATATATTCCACCAGCCAAAAAAGGTGTTGATTATGTGGAACCAAAGAGTGTTTCTAATTCTCAAATAAAAAGTAGTGGAAATGTTAAATTGCAAGTTGGTGCATTTAGTTTAGTAGAAGGTGCAATAACTACACAAGAAAATTATCAAAATAGATTCTCAAATAAAAAAGTAGAATATATTGAAAATGGTGGAATTTATAGAGTATATATTAAAGGCTTTAAAAATAGAAATGAAGCTGAAAACTTTAAAAATTCTAACTCTTTAAATAATGCAGTAATTATTGAATAAAGGATAAAAAATGGTAGAGATAAATAGAGAAACAAAAGAGACTCAGATTAAATGTAATTTAGAATTAAATGGTTGTGGAAAATTTTCTATAAACACAGGTGTTGGATTTTTTGATCATATGTTAGAAGCTTTATCAAAACATAGTGGAATAGATATAAATCTTGAGTGTAAGGGAGATTTACATATTGATGCTCATCATACTGTTGAAGATTGTGGAATTGTTTTAGGACAAGCACTTAAAAAAGCGATTTTTCCAATACAAGCAGTTGAAAGATATGGAAATGCAACAGTTGTTATGGATGAAGCTTCAACAACATGTGCTTTAGATTTATCAAATAGACCATTTTTAGTTTATGAAGTAAATATCAGTGGAAAAGTTGGAGAGTTTGATGTTGAACTTGTAGAAGAGTTTTTTCATGCTTTAAGTTCTAATGCAGGAATAACTTTACACTTAATTCAAGATAGAGGAAGAAACAAACACCATATAATTGAAGCAACATTTAAAGCTTTCGCTGTTGCATTAAGAAGAGCTTTAGTTAAAAATGAAAAATTAGGAATTCCTAGTACAAAAGGTGTACTATGATTGAACTTTTAGTTTTTGATGTAGATGGAACTTTAACAAATGGTGATATTACTTATTCAAGTAGTGGAGAAGAGTTCAAAACATTCAATGTAAATGATGGTTTTGCAATTGTTTTTTGGACAAAATATTTAGGTAAAAAAGCCGCAATAATCACAGGACGAGAGTCAAAAATTGTTGAATATAGAGCAAATGAGTTAAAAATAGAGTATGTTTATCAAAATGTAAAAGATAAATTAGAGATTCTTGATGAAATCTTAGAAAAAGAGAATTTAACTTATTCTCAAGTTGCTGCTATTGGAGATGATTTAAACGATTTAAAAATGTTAAAAAAAGTTGCTCTTTCATTTGCTCCACAAAATGCTATGAAACTTGTAAAAGAGAATGTAAATGTAATTTGTGAAAAAAGTGGTGGAAGTGGTGCAGCAAGAGAGATGATAGAACATATTTTAAAAGAGTATAATCTAGAAGAGGAATTTATAAATAAATGGCTTTAAAAATCTTTTTTTATATATCTTTATTTTTAAGTTTATTTTTCTATTTTTTACCAATAGAAAACCTAAAAGATAATACAAAAAAAGAGGATAGAGCAATATTTATTTTTGAAAATCCAATTATGTACACTTTAGATGAAGATGGATTAAGCAAAAAAATTATTTCAAAACAAGCTGTGAAATATAAAACAAGAGATGAATTATATTTTGCAGATATAAATATTTATAATAAAGAGATAAAAAAAGATTTTATTAAAGAGAATCTAAAAGCTGAATTTATAGAAAAAAAAGGTGAAAAATACTATTTGGCAAATAGAGTAAAATATAAAAGAGATGAATATATTAAGTTTAATACAAATGAATTATTTTTTGATAATAGTAAAAAAATAGCTAGGAATACACAAGCTTTTGATGCTATGTATTATGATAATTTTTATAGTGGGACAAACTTATATTTTGATATGAATACTAATCACATTAAATCAAGAAGAACAAATTTTATAATTGAACCTGAAAAAAAGGATAAAAAATGAGATTTTTTTTAATAATATTTTTAACATTAACTTCATTGTTGGCTCAAAAAGATACTTTGACAATAAATTCAATCTATTTTGAAGCAGAAGATCAAAGAGGAATTGCTACTTTTGAAATAGATGTAAAAATAGCAATGGGTCAAGATAAATTAAATGCTCAAAAAGTTGAAGTTTTTTTTGTATTAAATAAAGATACAAATAAAAAAGAGGTATCAAAATATGAAGCTACAAAAAAAGCTGATTTTGAGATTTTTACAAAAGACAAACAATACAAAGGAAGTGGAGATAAAATTATTTATGAACCAAAAAAAGATGAATATAATATAATAGGAAATGCTTTTTTATATGATGTTATAGAAGATAGAAAAGTATATGGGGATCATATTTATATAAATCAATTAAGCGGAGAAGCAAAAGTAAAAGGAAATGCAAATAAACCAGTGAAGTTTATTTTAAATATAGATAAGGCGAATAAATAATATGAATTTAATAGATGCAAAATTTTTACAATCTGCACAAAGTTTGGAAGACTCTCCAGCACCACAAGTTGCTGAAGTAGCTTTTTTAGGAAGATCAAATGTTGGTAAATCATCAATATTGAATTCATTAACAAAACATAAGGGTTTAGCAAAGTCTTCATCGACACCTGGAAAAACACAGTTAATAAACTATTTTGATATAAAATTCAAAACAGAAGATTTGGAAAATCCATATGTTTATGCAAGGTTTGTTGATCTACCAGGTTTTGGATATGCAAAAGTTTCTAAAAGTTTAAAAGCTTCATGGAATAAAAATCTTACAGGATATTTAGAAAAAAGACCAAATTTACAAATTTTTGTTCATTTAATTGATTCAAGGCATCCTAACTTGGAAATAGATAAAGATGTTGATGATTTTGTAAAACATATAAAAAGAGGTGATCAAATCATAATAAATGCTTTTACAAAAATTGATAAATTAAATAGTAGTGAGTTAGGAAAATTAAAAAGAGATTATCCAGAAGGAATATTTGTTTCAAATCTTAAGAAAAAAGGTATAATCGATTTACAAAATAAAATTACGGAGCATCTATTTGGAAATTGAATTTTACAAACCAACTGTTCTTGATATTGTAAAAATGCAAGAGCTTGTAAAACCTGAAGTTGACAAAGGAATAATTCTTTTAAGAACTGAAGATGAGATGGCGACAACAATTAGATCATATATTGTTGCAAAAGTAAATGGTGAAATGGCTGGTTTTGTTGCAACACATATACACTCTTCAAGAATGGCAGAAGTTAGAAGTTTAATAGTAAATGAGAAATTCAGAGGTTTAGGTTTAGGAAAAAAACTTGTAGAAAAATGTGCAGAAGAAGCAAAATTTTACGGACTTAGTCAAATACTATCTTTAACATATGAAAAAGATTTCTTTTTATCATGTGGATTTTACGAAATACAAAAAGAGGATATCCCTGAGCAAAAAATCTGGGCCGATTGTATAAGATGTAAGCTTTTCCCTATTTGTAATGAGATTGCAATGGTAAAAGATATTAGTTAGTAAATATGAAAAATACAATTAAAAATTTTTATAAAAATAATTTGATCTATTTAGCTAAAGAGAAATTATCAAAGATAACAATTTTTTTAATTGTTATTTTAGATTTAATTGTATTAAATATTTTAATTGATGGAATTGATTTTCAAAATAATATTGTAAATCATCCAAAAAAGATTTATGCGAACTCTTGTCTTAACATAATTGATTCTGATTTGAGTCAATTTAAATCATACTATTATAAAAAGAGTTATAATTTAAAAGAAGAGTATTTAAGTAGATTTTATTTAAAAGAGAAAGATTATAAAAATTTAGATGAAAGATGTCTAAATATTGAAGAGAAATTAAAAGAGATAGATAAAAATATTGATATTGATAAATTAGTATCAAAAGATAAAGAACTAATAAAAAATATTGATGAGATAGAAAATAAGATTGCATATATAGAAAAAAATTACAATACAGTTTTATTTCAAGAAATGGCAAATTATTCAGAACAAAAATCAATATTAGATGATCAATTAAATCTTGAAAATATCAAACAGAAATATGAAGAAGATAAACAAACCTTAGAAGAGTTAAATAGAAAAAGAGATGAGCTAAAAGATAGTTTTAAGAGTTCTAATGTAGTTGTAGAATTAATAGAGTATATTAATGGAATAAAAGATGACTATAATAATGATGAAAATGATGCTTATAAATATTACTATTATAAAATAGATTTTTTGACTATTCTATTTTTACTTCCTCTTGTAATAATATTTTTCTTACTTGTAAAATATTTTATAAAAAAAGAGAGATATATATTATATGTAGTATTTAAAAACCTTTTATATATTACACTTATACCAACTATTATAAATATATTTGCTCTAGTCTATAAACTTTTGCCTAAATTATATTTAGAACAACTTATCTTGTTTTTCTATAATTTAGATATACCATTCCTAGTTTATTACTTAATGATTATAGTTGTTGTTGCTATTTTTATTCTATTTATAATAAAAATGCAAAAAAGATTTAATGAACAAAACGAAAAACTCAAGAAAAATAGAATAAGTATGATAAAGTCTTATAATAGTGATAAATGTAATAGTTGTGGCAATAAAGTAGATTATATATCTATGAATTATTGTCCTTGTTGTAAAAATAATCTAAGAAGTATTTGTAAAAGTTGTGGTAAAAATACAATATCATTTCTACATAATTGTCAAAATTGTGGAGAAGATATTTAAATTTTTAAATCTTAATATAAACTTACTAGACAACACAAATTGACATTTTATTCCTTTTGGAAAGGAAACAAATTTCAATCATCTTTCAAGCAAAGCCCCATAAGTATTGACTTTTAAATCTGTTTTTTATATAATCCGCGTCCACTTAATGTGGTTAGAGCCATTTATTGGTATCTAACGAGTTCTTTAAAGGAAAAAATATATGGAAAAAATCAGATTAAAGCTTAAAGCTTATGATCATAGAGTTTTGGATAGAAGTGTTGCTTCAATAGTTGAAGCTGTTAAAAGAACTGGTGCTGATTTAAGAGGTCCAATCCCTCTACCAACAAAAATCAGAAGATATACAGTTATCAAAGGTCCACACGTAAACAAAGATTCAAGAGAACAATTTGAAATCAGAGTTCATACAAGAATGATTGATATTATTTCAGCAACAGCTGATACAGTTGATTCATTAATGAAATTAGATTTAGCTCCTGAAGTTGATGTTGAAGTAAGATCAATGGGTCAAGAATAAGAAGAAAGGGTAATACAAGATGGAATTTATAGTTCAAAAAATCGGTATGAGTAGAACAGTTACTGTTCCAAGTACTGCTGTTACACTTTTAAAAGTTCTTGATGCAAAAGTATGTCAAGTAACTGATGGTGTTGCACTAGTATCTTATAGCAATGGTAAAAAATTTAACAAAGCTATTGAGGGACAACAAAAAAAATATAACTTAAGTAAAGAGTTTAATAGATTTGTAACTTTAACAGTAGCTAATACTGAAGCTGGAGATTTAGAAGTTTCTGGATTAGGTGAAGCAAAAGTTGTAAAAACTACTTTTAAAACAAAAGGTAGAGGTTTCTCTGGGGTTGTTAAAAGATGGAATTTTGCTGGTGGAAGAAATGCTCACGGGCATAGAATGGGTAAAAGAACAGGTTCAATTGGTAACTGTGAATTCCCAGGAAGAGTTCAACCAGGTAAAAAAATGCCAGGACAATACGGAAATACAAATGTATCTGTAAAAAATGAAGTTCTATCATTTGATGCTGAGTCTGGAATTTTAGTATTAAAAGGTTCAGTTTCTGGTGCAAATGGAACATTAGGAAAAATAAAGGTTGCTAAATGAGTAAAGCAATAGTATTAAATGCAAAATTTGAAAATAGTGGTGAAGTAGTTTTACCAGCTAGTTTTGATGAAATAAATAAACATAACTTATATTTATATGTTAAATCATATTTATCAGCTTTAAGATCAAATACATCAGCTGTAAAAACTAGAGCAGAAGTAAGCGGTGGTGGTAAAAAACCAAAAGCTCAAAAAGGTTCAGGTGGAGCTAGATGGGGTTCTAAAAGATCACCACTATTTGTAGGTGGTGGAGTTATATTCGGACCAACTAAGAGAAACTATGAGCAAAAAGTAAACAAAAAACAAAAAGCTTTAGCACTAAAATATGCTTTAAATGCACAAGCAAACAATGGTTCACTTTTTGTTGTTGATTCATTAGCTATTGAGTCAGGAAAAACAAAAGATGCGGTTGCAGTTTTAAGTAAATTAAATAAGAGAGATACATTAATTATCGTTGATTCAATTGATGAAAAAACTTATTTATCATTTAGAAACCTTAAAAACTGTTATATGATTGAAAAGCAAGAAGTAAACGCTTATTTACTTGCAGTATATCACTCTGTACTAATTGAAAAATCAGTACTTGAAGCATTAACAAAAGAGGCTTAAGATGGCAGATATTACAGATATTAAATCAATATTATATACAGAAAAGACAATTGAGCTTCAAGAAAATGGTGTTATTGTTGTACAAACAAGTCCAAGAATGACAAAAACGAGCTTAAAAGAAGTGTTTAAAGAGTATTTTGGAGTAACTCCAACAAAAATTAACTCTTTAAGACAAGATGGTAAAGTTAAAAGATTTAGAGGAAAACTTGGAAAAAGAGTTGACTTTAAAAAATTCTATGTAACATTACCTGAGGGCGCAGCTATTGCGAACCTATCAGCATAAGGAGTAAAAATGTCAATTAAAAAATTTAGACCAATAACTCCTGCTAGAAGATTTATGTCAGTTATTGAAAGTTCTGATATTACTTCAAAACCAACAGTTAGATCTTTACTTGTAAGAGTAAAAGCAAGTGCTGGTAGAAATAATAACGGTAGAATCACTTCAAGACACAAAGAAGCAGGTGCAAAAAAACTTTATAGAATTATCGATTTCAAAAGAAATAAATTTGGAATTGAAGGTACAATCTCAACTGTTGAGTACGACCCATACAGAAATTGTAGAATTTGTTTAGTTTCATATGCTGATGGAGAAAAAAGATATATTATTCAACCATCTGGAATGAAAGTTGGAGACAAAGTTCAATCTGCTTTAAGTGGACTTGATATTTTACCAGGAAATGCTATGCAACTAGTAAGTATTCCAGTTGGTACAATGGTTCACAATATTGAATTAAAACCTGGAAAAGGTGCACAATTTGCTAGATCTGCTGGTGGATATGCACAAATTATGGGTAGAGAAGACAAATATGTTATTCTAAGATTACCATCAGGTGAAATGAGAAAAATTCTTGGAGTTTGTATGGCTACAATTGGTGTAGTTGGAAACGAAGAGTATATTAATATGGTTGTTGGTAAAGCTGGAAGAAACAGACACCTTGGAATTAGACCTCAAACAAGAGGATCTGCGATGAACCCAATCGATCACCCACACGGTGGAGGAGAAGGTAAAACAAATTCAGGTAGACATCCAGTTACTCCATGGGGTATGCCAACTAAAGGTTATAAAACTAGAAAGAAAAAAGCTAGTGATAAACTAATCATTTCAAGAAGAAAGAAGTAAGGGTTTAAGATGGCAAGATCAATAA is a genomic window containing:
- a CDS encoding TatD family hydrolase; amino-acid sequence: MDTHCHLDNEAYLSDIDGVIKNAKEVGVNLFIIPGADFDTLPRAIELSEKYDEVYFAVGTHPYDIDKYSEEIIEKYVSHPKCVAIGECGLDYYRLPEDEEEKKENIKKQKEVFISQIRLASKYKKPLIIHVREASSDSREIIEKYANSEFGGVLHCYNASPHLLPLANMNFFFGIGGVLTFKNARKLVEILPQIPKDKLLIETDAPYLTPHPHRGIRNEPYYTTFVASKMAEVLDISENEVKRITTENAKKLFKEFSSII
- the rplD gene encoding 50S ribosomal protein L4: MSKAIVLNAKFENSGEVVLPASFDEINKHNLYLYVKSYLSALRSNTSAVKTRAEVSGGGKKPKAQKGSGGARWGSKRSPLFVGGGVIFGPTKRNYEQKVNKKQKALALKYALNAQANNGSLFVVDSLAIESGKTKDAVAVLSKLNKRDTLIIVDSIDEKTYLSFRNLKNCYMIEKQEVNAYLLAVYHSVLIEKSVLEALTKEA
- the rplC gene encoding 50S ribosomal protein L3, whose product is MEFIVQKIGMSRTVTVPSTAVTLLKVLDAKVCQVTDGVALVSYSNGKKFNKAIEGQQKKYNLSKEFNRFVTLTVANTEAGDLEVSGLGEAKVVKTTFKTKGRGFSGVVKRWNFAGGRNAHGHRMGKRTGSIGNCEFPGRVQPGKKMPGQYGNTNVSVKNEVLSFDAESGILVLKGSVSGANGTLGKIKVAK
- a CDS encoding septal ring lytic transglycosylase RlpA family protein, with product MYFFKTYKKTILLALLMSLLLSSCSKSRNVNYGSYNKTTSSKNISNSDAMHRATLRPYVVMGVRYHPFVPNLNDKYVGVASWYGPDFHAKKTSNGEIYNMYDMTAAHKTLPMNTVVKVENLENGKSVIVRINDRGPFVKDRIIDLSNKAAHGIDMVKKGTAKVRVTVLGFNGKVGDRNAPNPDFSKGYIPPAKKGVDYVEPKSVSNSQIKSSGNVKLQVGAFSLVEGAITTQENYQNRFSNKKVEYIENGGIYRVYIKGFKNRNEAENFKNSNSLNNAVIIE
- a CDS encoding 50S ribosomal protein L23 — encoded protein: MADITDIKSILYTEKTIELQENGVIVVQTSPRMTKTSLKEVFKEYFGVTPTKINSLRQDGKVKRFRGKLGKRVDFKKFYVTLPEGAAIANLSA
- the hisB gene encoding imidazoleglycerol-phosphate dehydratase HisB, with amino-acid sequence MVEINRETKETQIKCNLELNGCGKFSINTGVGFFDHMLEALSKHSGIDINLECKGDLHIDAHHTVEDCGIVLGQALKKAIFPIQAVERYGNATVVMDEASTTCALDLSNRPFLVYEVNISGKVGEFDVELVEEFFHALSSNAGITLHLIQDRGRNKHHIIEATFKAFAVALRRALVKNEKLGIPSTKGVL
- a CDS encoding KdsC family phosphatase is translated as MIELLVFDVDGTLTNGDITYSSSGEEFKTFNVNDGFAIVFWTKYLGKKAAIITGRESKIVEYRANELKIEYVYQNVKDKLEILDEILEKENLTYSQVAAIGDDLNDLKMLKKVALSFAPQNAMKLVKENVNVICEKSGGSGAAREMIEHILKEYNLEEEFINKWL
- a CDS encoding N-acetyltransferase, yielding MEIEFYKPTVLDIVKMQELVKPEVDKGIILLRTEDEMATTIRSYIVAKVNGEMAGFVATHIHSSRMAEVRSLIVNEKFRGLGLGKKLVEKCAEEAKFYGLSQILSLTYEKDFFLSCGFYEIQKEDIPEQKIWADCIRCKLFPICNEIAMVKDIS
- the lptC gene encoding LPS export ABC transporter periplasmic protein LptC, producing MALKIFFYISLFLSLFFYFLPIENLKDNTKKEDRAIFIFENPIMYTLDEDGLSKKIISKQAVKYKTRDELYFADINIYNKEIKKDFIKENLKAEFIEKKGEKYYLANRVKYKRDEYIKFNTNELFFDNSKKIARNTQAFDAMYYDNFYSGTNLYFDMNTNHIKSRRTNFIIEPEKKDKK
- the yihA gene encoding ribosome biogenesis GTP-binding protein YihA/YsxC, with the translated sequence MNLIDAKFLQSAQSLEDSPAPQVAEVAFLGRSNVGKSSILNSLTKHKGLAKSSSTPGKTQLINYFDIKFKTEDLENPYVYARFVDLPGFGYAKVSKSLKASWNKNLTGYLEKRPNLQIFVHLIDSRHPNLEIDKDVDDFVKHIKRGDQIIINAFTKIDKLNSSELGKLKRDYPEGIFVSNLKKKGIIDLQNKITEHLFGN
- a CDS encoding LptA/OstA family protein, with amino-acid sequence MRFFLIIFLTLTSLLAQKDTLTINSIYFEAEDQRGIATFEIDVKIAMGQDKLNAQKVEVFFVLNKDTNKKEVSKYEATKKADFEIFTKDKQYKGSGDKIIYEPKKDEYNIIGNAFLYDVIEDRKVYGDHIYINQLSGEAKVKGNANKPVKFILNIDKANK
- the rpsJ gene encoding 30S ribosomal protein S10, which codes for MEKIRLKLKAYDHRVLDRSVASIVEAVKRTGADLRGPIPLPTKIRRYTVIKGPHVNKDSREQFEIRVHTRMIDIISATADTVDSLMKLDLAPEVDVEVRSMGQE
- the rplB gene encoding 50S ribosomal protein L2, whose amino-acid sequence is MSIKKFRPITPARRFMSVIESSDITSKPTVRSLLVRVKASAGRNNNGRITSRHKEAGAKKLYRIIDFKRNKFGIEGTISTVEYDPYRNCRICLVSYADGEKRYIIQPSGMKVGDKVQSALSGLDILPGNAMQLVSIPVGTMVHNIELKPGKGAQFARSAGGYAQIMGREDKYVILRLPSGEMRKILGVCMATIGVVGNEEYINMVVGKAGRNRHLGIRPQTRGSAMNPIDHPHGGGEGKTNSGRHPVTPWGMPTKGYKTRKKKASDKLIISRRKK